One genomic window of Piliocolobus tephrosceles isolate RC106 chromosome 19, ASM277652v3, whole genome shotgun sequence includes the following:
- the ANKRD54 gene encoding ankyrin repeat domain-containing protein 54 isoform X2 has product MPTMWKQQLLEDGADPCAADDKGRTALHFASCNGNDQIVQLLLDHGADPNQRDGLGNTPLHLAACTNHVPVITTLLRGGARVDALDRAGRTPLHLAKSKLNILQEGHAQCLEAVRLEVKQIIHMLREYLERLGQHEQRERLDDLCTRLQMTSTKEQVDEVTDLLASFTSLSLQMQSMEKR; this is encoded by the exons CAGCTGCTGGAAGATGGCGCGGATCCCTGTGCAGCTGATGACAAGGGCCGCACAGCTCTACACTTTGCCTCCTGCAATGGCAATGACCAGATTG TGCAGCTGCTCCTAGACCACGGTGCTGATCCTAACCAGCGAGATGGGCTGGGGaacacgccactgcacctgg CGGCCTGTACCAACCACGTCCCTGTCATCACCACACTGCTACGAGGAG GGGCCCGTGTGGACGCCCTGGACCGAGCTGGCCGCACacccctgcacctggccaagtcGAAGCTGAACATCCTGCAGGAGGGCCATGCCCAGTGCCTGGAGGCTGTGCGGCTGGAGGTGAAGCAG ATCATCCATATGCTGAGGGAATATCTGGAGCGCCTAGGGCAACATGAGCAGCGAGAACGCCTGGACGACCTCTGCACCCGCCTGCAGATGACCAGTACCAAAGAGCAG GTGGATGAGGTGACTGACCTCCTGGCCAGCTTCACCTCCCTCAGTCTGCAGATGCAGAGCATGGAGAAGAGGTAG